The proteins below are encoded in one region of Methylobacillus flagellatus KT:
- a CDS encoding Bax inhibitor-1 family protein: protein MQTNYQVANTQALPAGAHKVLRNTYMMLGLTMVPTVIGALIGMSMNFSWMAASPIMSSLIMLAVMFGLFFAISANRNNSFGVVLLFGLTFFMGLMLGPILQVALNLRNGGQLVGLAAGGTGLILLIVASLANLFFQVPAASLAISAVAVLLFSGFILYDVNRIVRGGETNYIMATLSLYISIYQLFVNLLQLLMAFMGERD, encoded by the coding sequence CATAAAGTATTGCGTAACACTTACATGATGCTGGGCCTGACCATGGTGCCGACCGTGATCGGCGCGCTGATTGGCATGTCCATGAATTTCTCGTGGATGGCTGCCAGCCCGATCATGTCCTCCCTCATCATGCTGGCCGTGATGTTCGGGCTGTTCTTTGCCATTTCTGCAAACCGTAACAATAGCTTTGGAGTCGTGCTGCTGTTTGGCCTGACATTCTTCATGGGCCTGATGCTTGGCCCTATCCTGCAGGTGGCATTGAACCTGCGTAATGGTGGTCAGCTGGTTGGCTTGGCTGCAGGCGGCACTGGCCTGATCCTGCTGATCGTTGCGTCACTGGCTAACCTGTTCTTCCAGGTGCCTGCTGCTTCGCTGGCGATCTCTGCAGTGGCAGTGCTGCTGTTCTCCGGCTTCATCCTGTACGATGTGAACCGCATCGTGCGTGGAGGGGAAACCAATTACATTATGGCTACCCTGTCACTGTACATCAGCATTTATCAGCTGTTCGTCAATTTGCTGCAGTTGCTGATGGCGTTCATGGGCGAGCGTGACTGA